From a region of the Terriglobales bacterium genome:
- a CDS encoding sensor histidine kinase produces MSAGCLLLSLASGFWRENWLQLALLAPVLVVQAVLLALLLLERRHRGKLVEELRRLSGKLIGAQEDERKRIARELHDDVTQLLALHSIELDQLNREEAAPGDRARFHDLSAQAAEIAAEVHNIAHRLHPSKLHHLGLLPAVREFCKEVALRYGIQVEVEEENMPAELDADTTLCLYRVIQESLGNVMRHSAASHAAISLRRGEGAIVVRIADDGRGFDPEALPGSHGIGLLGMRERLRLVHGRLNVSSRPGAGTEITVTVPLHAAAGD; encoded by the coding sequence ATGAGCGCAGGCTGTCTGCTTCTGTCGCTGGCATCGGGCTTCTGGCGGGAAAACTGGCTGCAACTGGCGCTGCTCGCTCCCGTGCTCGTGGTGCAGGCGGTGCTGCTGGCGCTGCTGCTGTTGGAGCGGCGCCATCGCGGCAAGCTGGTGGAGGAACTGCGGCGGCTGAGCGGCAAGCTGATCGGCGCCCAGGAGGACGAGCGCAAGCGCATTGCCCGCGAGCTGCACGACGACGTCACCCAGCTCCTGGCCCTGCACTCCATCGAACTCGACCAGCTCAACCGGGAAGAAGCCGCGCCCGGCGACCGCGCCCGCTTCCACGATCTCTCCGCGCAGGCGGCCGAGATCGCGGCTGAAGTCCACAACATCGCCCACCGCCTCCATCCTTCCAAGCTGCACCACCTGGGGCTGCTGCCGGCGGTGCGCGAGTTCTGCAAGGAAGTGGCGCTGCGTTACGGCATCCAGGTGGAGGTGGAAGAGGAGAACATGCCGGCCGAGTTGGACGCCGACACCACCCTGTGCCTCTACCGGGTGATCCAGGAGTCGCTGGGCAACGTCATGCGGCACAGCGCCGCCAGCCATGCCGCAATCTCGCTGCGCCGCGGCGAGGGCGCCATCGTGGTGCGCATCGCCGACGATGGCCGCGGCTTCGACCCGGAGGCCCTGCCCGGCAGCCACGGCATCGGGCTGCTGGGCATGCGCGAGCGGCTGCGCCTGGTGCACGGCCGCCTGAACGTGAGTTCCCGGCCCGGCGCCGGCACCGAGATCACGGTCACCGTGCCCCTGCACGCGGCGGCAGGGGACTGA